Proteins found in one Limanda limanda chromosome 18, fLimLim1.1, whole genome shotgun sequence genomic segment:
- the LOC133024022 gene encoding ALK and LTK ligand 2a-like, with protein MNGLRKHFTMGLVLVMCTLTGHCGRSAPSGARGSSAAGAEHVDLRRMVEIMKHVEESRGRHGAKTESPVTSRAHTSPVEPKDLRNLKTDRGAQAVVVIPRDVRKKEKFLKHITGPLYFHPKCRQQVYRVYHHTRECTTPAYLKRCARLLTRLAGSLRCTEG; from the exons ATGAACGGACTGCGCAAGCACTTCACTATGGGACTGGTGCTGGTGATGTGCACGCTCACCGGCCACTGCGGCCGGAGCGCGCCCTCGGGGGCCAGGGGGTCGTCCGCAGCCGGAGCGGAGCATGTGGACTTGAGGCGGATGGTGGAGATCATGAAACACGTGGAGGAGAGCCGGGGTCGACACGGAGCCAAAACGGAATCCCCGGTAACGTCGCGGGCGCACACGTCCCCGGTGGAGCCAAAGGATTTACGCAACTTGAAAACAGACAGAGGCGCCCAGGCTGTCG TTGTTATCCCTAGGGACgtcagaaagaaagagaaattcCTAAAACATATAACAG GTCCTCTCTACTTCCATCCGAAGTGCAGGCAGCAAGTGTACAGAGTCTACCACCACACCAGAGAATGCACGACGCCTGCAT acTTGAAACGATGTGCGCGGCTCCTCACACGGCTAGCTGGCAGCCTGCGGTGCACGGAGGGGTAG
- the acp1 gene encoding low molecular weight phosphotyrosine protein phosphatase isoform X2: MAASSTKSVLFVCLGNICRSPIAEAVFCKMATDAGVVDKWVIDSGATSDWNVGSSPDPRGLACLRNHDTETSHRARQVTKEDFMSFEYILCMDESNLSELNRKAKSVKNYSAKIELLGSYDPQNQRIIKDPYYGSDEDFEKVYDQCVRCCKAFLEANS; this comes from the exons ATGGCAGCCTCTAGCACGAAGTCGGTTTTATTCGTTTGCCTCG GCAATATATGCAGATCCCCCATTGCTGAAGCAGTCTTCTGTAAGATGGCAACTGATGCTGGTGTTGTTGATAAG TGGGTCATAGACAGTGGTGCTACATCAGACTGGAATGTAGGCAGCTCACCGGATCCTCGTGGTCTGGCCTGCCTCAGGAATCACGACACTGAGACAAGCCACAGGGCCCGACAG GTGACCAAGGAAGATTTCATGAGCTTCGAGTACATTCTCTGCATGGACGAGAGCAACTTGAG TGAGTTGAACAGGAAAGCAAAGTCTGTGAAAAACTACAGTGCAAAGATTGAGCTTCTCGGTTCATACGACCCTCAGAATCAGCGGATCATCAAGGACCCTTATTAT GGAAGTGACGAAGACTTTGAGAAGGTGTATGATCAGTGTGTACGCTGCTGCAAAGCGTTTCTGGAGGCAAACTCCTAA
- the acp1 gene encoding low molecular weight phosphotyrosine protein phosphatase isoform X1 translates to MAASSTKSVLFVCLGNICRSPIAEAVFCKMATDAGVVDKWRIDSAATSTYEIGSSPDDRGQACMKRHSVPMGHVARQVTKEDFMSFEYILCMDESNLSELNRKAKSVKNYSAKIELLGSYDPQNQRIIKDPYYGSDEDFEKVYDQCVRCCKAFLEANS, encoded by the exons ATGGCAGCCTCTAGCACGAAGTCGGTTTTATTCGTTTGCCTCG GCAATATATGCAGATCCCCCATTGCTGAAGCAGTCTTCTGTAAGATGGCAACTGATGCTGGTGTTGTTGATAAG TGGAGGATAGACAGTGCTGCCACCTCCACCTATGAGATAGGAAGCTCTCCAGATGACCGTGGCCAAGCCTGCATGAAGAGGCATAGTGTGCCAATGGGGCATGTGGCCAGGCAG GTGACCAAGGAAGATTTCATGAGCTTCGAGTACATTCTCTGCATGGACGAGAGCAACTTGAG TGAGTTGAACAGGAAAGCAAAGTCTGTGAAAAACTACAGTGCAAAGATTGAGCTTCTCGGTTCATACGACCCTCAGAATCAGCGGATCATCAAGGACCCTTATTAT GGAAGTGACGAAGACTTTGAGAAGGTGTATGATCAGTGTGTACGCTGCTGCAAAGCGTTTCTGGAGGCAAACTCCTAA